The Burkholderia ambifaria AMMD genome contains the following window.
TGCATCCGCGCGAGCCCGAGCGCGTCGGCCACAACTTCTGGTCGATGCGCGACCCGCAAGGCGCGCTGACGATCCAGCAACTGATCGGCGCCGCGTCGCACGGCGGCGGCTACGTGCGCTACGCGTGGCAGCGGCCGTCGACGGGCAAGGTCGCGCCGAAGCTCGGCTACGTCGTCGCGCTCGAACGCTGGGGCTGGATGGTCGGCACCGGCATCTATCTCGACGACGTCGACACCGCGCTGCAACGCATCGACGCGCGCGCGTCCGCGAACATCGAGCGCACGATGAGCTGGCTCACCGCGATCGCGCTGACCGGCGCGGCGGTGATCGCCGTGTGCGCGCTGGTGCTGAACGTCAGCGAATCGCGCAGCGCCGATGCGAAGCTCAAGCAGCTCGCGCAGCGCGTCGTCGAATCGCAGGAGCAGGAGCGCGAGCGGCTGTCGCGCGAGCTGCATGACGGGATCAGCCAGATGATGGTGTCCGCGAAGCTGATGCTCGAGTCCGCGCTCGCGCGATTCGAGCGCGGCGCGACGCGCATGCCCGAAGCCGAGCAGGCGCTCGCGACGGGGGTCGGACGGCTCGGCGACACGCTGCGCGAAGTGCGGCGCATCTCGCATGCGCTGCGCCCGGCGATGCTCGACGATCTCGGCCTCGCGGCCGCGCTCGAGCAGCTCGTGCGCGAACTCGGCGCGGAGAGCGGCATCGACATCGGCTATACGCAGGTTGCGCACAGCGGCGCGCGGCCGTTGCCCGCGCCGGTCAATACGGCGCTGTTCCGGATTGCACAGGAAGCGCTCAGCAACATCGTGCATCATGCGCAGGCGTCGCGCGCGGCCGTCACGCTCGACGTCGGCGCGCATGCCGTCAGACTGACCATCGCCGACAACGGCTGCGGCTTCGACGCCGAGCGGACCCAGACCGATGCACGCCGCGGCATCGGGCTGCGCAACATGCGCGAGCGCCTCGACGCGCTCGGCGGCACGCTGACGATCACGTCGCAGGTCGGCCACACCGTCGTGGCCGCGCGCGTGCCGCTGCGCGCCGCCTGACGAGCACCACCATAACCGGAGACCTTTGCCCATGAGCGCCCCCGACACTGACCGGCCCGCCGCCCGACTGCTGCTCGTCGACGACCACCCGCTGGTGCGCGACGGCCTGCGGATGCGGCTCGAGGCGGCCGACCTGTCCGTGGTCGGCGAAGCCGGCAACGCCGACGAAGCGCTCGCGCTGGCCGCGTCGCTCGAGCCCGATCTCGCGCTGATGGACGTCGGCATGAACGGGATGAACGGCATCACGCTCGCCGGCGTGTTCCACGAACGCTTTCCGGGGATTCGCGTGCTGATGCTGTCGATGCACGACAACATCGAGTACGTGACGCAGGCCGTGCGCGCCGGCGCGAGCGGCTACCTCCTGAAGGATTCGCCGGCGAGCGAGATCGTCCGCGCGATTGGCGCGGTGCTGGCCGGGCAGACGTTCTTCAGCGAAGGGCTCGCGGCACGGATGATCCAGGCGAGCGCGACCGCGTCGCCGCTCGACCGCTTGACGCCGCGCGAACGCGACATCCTCGACGCGCTGGCCGAGGGGCTGTCGAGCAAGCAGATCGCGCAGCAGACGGGGTTGTCGGTGCGCACGGTGGAAACCCATCGGCTGAATCTGAAGCGCAAGCTCGAGATCGAAGGGCAGGCGGAGCTGATCAAGTTCGCGGTCGAGCATCGGCGGCGATAGGGCGCGCCCGGCGCCCCGTCATTGCGAACGCGAAGCCGCCGCCGCAACAAAAAAGGCGCCCCGAGGGCGCCCTTCATGCATACCGACCCAAACGGATCGGCAAGCGGCGATCAGTTCGTCCGCGAGTTGTGCTTCTGCAGATACGCGATCAGGCCGTCGATGCCGCCCGTTGCGAGCTGGCTCTTGAACTGCCCCTGGTAGACCTGGATCAGCCACGCGCCCGACATGTCGATGTCGTAGATCTTCCAGTCGCTGCCGACCTTGCCGAGCCGGTAGCCGACCGACTGGCTGTCGCCCGGCGTCGTGACCGTCGACTGCACCAGCGCATCGGCACCCGACGCGCCGCCTGGCTTGAACGAGAACTTCGCGTCCTGGTTGCCGAGCTGCGCGAGCGACGCGGCATAGGTGCGCGTCATCAGCACCCTGAACTGCTTGTAGAGTTCCTGCTGCTGTTGCGGCGTCGCCTGCTTCCAGGCATCGCCGACCGCGATGCGCGTCGTGCGCTCGAAGTTCGTCACCGGCAGGAAGCGCTGCTCGACGACTTGCGTGATTTTCGCCATGTCGCCGCCGCGTGCAGCCGGATCGGCCTTCATCGCGTTGACGGTGCCCTCGACCGCATTGCGGACGATGTCGACCGGCGCGCTCTGCGCGAAAGCGGAAACCGACACGGCGGCGGCCGCGACGAAAGCAAACAGATGACGTTTCATACGGATATCGCACTCGATGAGAAAAAACGGGCCGGCGGATTGCATCGATTGCATCGGCCGGTGGGTCGAAGTATAGCGGCCCGAACGCCCGCCTGCCGCCCGGTGACCGACTGTTACCTTTGAGCCCCTTTTGTCACAGGACCGCCGCCGCGGCACGATTCGGGCCGATTATGTAAATATCCGCTTACCAATGGTCCGATCATTCGCGCCGATTCCCTCGCCGCGGAGCAAATATCCTTCCCGCCCCTTCATGCTGCAACGTTGCGACCGACGTCACGCGGCGCCGGTATACTCGTTGCTTTGCCCTTGCCAGCCCCATCGCACCGCCACATGGTGACATCTCTCATCGTCCGACTCGTCGCATTGTCGGTACGCCGCCCCGTCTGGGTCGTCGTGCTGTCGCTCGTCATTGCCGTCTTCAGCGGCGTCTATGTCGCGCAGCACTTCAAGATCAACACGGACATCAGCAAACTGGTCGACGCGGAACCGCAGTGGGCCGCGCTCGGCAAGGCCGTCGACAAGGCCTTCCCGCAACGCAACGGCACGATCCTCGCGGTGGTCGAGGCGCCGGCGCCCGAATTCGCGACGGCCGCCGCGCACACGCTCACCGAAGCGCTGCAGAAGCAGGCCGACGCCGGCCGGATCGGTCAGGTCGCTGAACCCGGCGGCGGGCCGTTCTTCGAGCACAACGGGCTGCTGTTCCTGTCGTCGCAGGAAGTGTCGGACACCACGTCGCAGCTCGCGAGCGCGCGTCCGCTCGTCAACGAACTCGCGAAGAACCCGAGCCTGACCGGGCTCGCGACCACGCTGTCCACCACGCTCGGCCAGCCGCTCCTCACCGGCCAGGTGAAGCTGCCCGCGATGGCGAAGCTGCTCGCGCGCAGCGCCGCGACGGTCGACGACGTGCTCGCCGGCAAGCCGGCCGCGTTCTCGTGGCGCGGGCTGGTCGACAGCGATGCCGCGCGCCAGCCCGCCCGCGCGTTCGTCACCGTGCAGCCGGTCGTGAACTACGGCGCGCTGAAGGCCGGTGCGGAAACGACCCAGGTGATCCGCGACACCGCGCAAGCGCTCGGCCTCGAGCAACGCTACGGCGCGGTCGTGCGCCTGACCGGCGAACAGCCGCTCGCCGACGACGAATTCGCGTCGGTGGAAGACGGCGCCGCGCTCAACGGCGCGCTCACGCTGCTCGCCGTGCTCGTGATCCTGTGGCTCGCGCTGCGCTCGAAGCGGATGATCGGCTCGGTGCTCGTCACGCTGTTCGTCGGCCTCGTCGTGACGGCCGCGCTCGGCCTCGCGATGGTCGGTTCGCTGAACATGATCTCGGTCGCGTTCATGGTGCTGTTCGTCGGCCTCGGCGTCGACTTCTCGATCCAGTACGGCGTGAAGTACCGCGAGGAACGCTTCCGCGATGAACGCATCGATCACGCGCTGATCGGCGCCGCGCACTCGATGGGCATGCCGCTCGCGCTCGCCACCACGGCGGTCGCGGCGAGCTTCTTCTCGTTCATCCCCACCGCCTATCGCGGCGTGTCCGAGCTCGGCCTGATCGCGGGCGTCGGGATGTTCGTCGCGCTGCTGACCACGCTCACGCTGCTGCCCGCGCTGCTGCGCCTGTTCGCGCCGCCGGGCGAATCGAAGACGCCGGGCTTTCCGTGGCTCGCACCGGTCGACGATTTCCTCGATCGCCATCGCAAGCCGATCCTGATCGGCACGCTCGCGGTCGTGATCGGCGCGCTGCCGCTGCTCGCGTTCCTGCACTTCGACTTCAACCCGCTGCACCTGAAGGATCCGCACAGCGAATCGATGGCGACGCTGCTCGCGCTGAAGGATTCGCCCGAAGCGGCCGTCAACGACGTCACGCTGCTCGCGCCGTCGCTCGCCGAGGCCGACGCGGCCGCGAAGCGCCTCGACGCGCTGCCGGAAGTCGGCCGCACGACGACGCTCACGACCTTCGTCCCGGCCGACCAGCCGGCCAAGCGCGCGGCGATCGCCGCGGCCGCGAGCGAGCTGCTGCCCGCGCTGACGCAGCCGGCCGCGCCGAAAGCGACCGACGCGCAGCGCGTCGCCGCGCTCAAGCGCGTGTCCGACCTGCTGGGCTACGCGGCGGAAGATCACCCGGGCCCGGGCGCGGCTGCCGCCCAGCATCTGTCGGCATCGCTCGCGAAGCTCGCCGCCGCCGACAGCGCGACGCGCGACCGCGCCGAACACGCGTTCTCCGACACGCTGCGCATCGCGCTGAACCAGCTCGCGACGCTGCTGCAGCCGCAGGACGTCACGCGCGAATCGCTGCCGCCGCCGATCGTGCGCGACTGGGTCGCGCCGGACGGCCATGCGCTCGTGCAGATTTCGCCGAAGGTGCCGAAGGGCGTCGACCCGAACGACGACACGATGCTGCGCCGCTTCGCGAAGGCGGTGAAGGC
Protein-coding sequences here:
- a CDS encoding cache domain-containing protein; its protein translation is MRLKAKIFLLAIVPFLLAIAGIGFGVRQQATSLARTQHATIQAAYLSSKEVELKHYVELATSAIMPLYDASGRNARDEGLLRTQALAMLQKMDFGPDGYFFVYDLHGNSLMHPREPERVGHNFWSMRDPQGALTIQQLIGAASHGGGYVRYAWQRPSTGKVAPKLGYVVALERWGWMVGTGIYLDDVDTALQRIDARASANIERTMSWLTAIALTGAAVIAVCALVLNVSESRSADAKLKQLAQRVVESQEQERERLSRELHDGISQMMVSAKLMLESALARFERGATRMPEAEQALATGVGRLGDTLREVRRISHALRPAMLDDLGLAAALEQLVRELGAESGIDIGYTQVAHSGARPLPAPVNTALFRIAQEALSNIVHHAQASRAAVTLDVGAHAVRLTIADNGCGFDAERTQTDARRGIGLRNMRERLDALGGTLTITSQVGHTVVAARVPLRAA
- a CDS encoding response regulator, which codes for MSAPDTDRPAARLLLVDDHPLVRDGLRMRLEAADLSVVGEAGNADEALALAASLEPDLALMDVGMNGMNGITLAGVFHERFPGIRVLMLSMHDNIEYVTQAVRAGASGYLLKDSPASEIVRAIGAVLAGQTFFSEGLAARMIQASATASPLDRLTPRERDILDALAEGLSSKQIAQQTGLSVRTVETHRLNLKRKLEIEGQAELIKFAVEHRRR
- a CDS encoding MlaC/ttg2D family ABC transporter substrate-binding protein yields the protein MKRHLFAFVAAAAVSVSAFAQSAPVDIVRNAVEGTVNAMKADPAARGGDMAKITQVVEQRFLPVTNFERTTRIAVGDAWKQATPQQQQELYKQFRVLMTRTYAASLAQLGNQDAKFSFKPGGASGADALVQSTVTTPGDSQSVGYRLGKVGSDWKIYDIDMSGAWLIQVYQGQFKSQLATGGIDGLIAYLQKHNSRTN
- a CDS encoding MMPL family transporter: MVTSLIVRLVALSVRRPVWVVVLSLVIAVFSGVYVAQHFKINTDISKLVDAEPQWAALGKAVDKAFPQRNGTILAVVEAPAPEFATAAAHTLTEALQKQADAGRIGQVAEPGGGPFFEHNGLLFLSSQEVSDTTSQLASARPLVNELAKNPSLTGLATTLSTTLGQPLLTGQVKLPAMAKLLARSAATVDDVLAGKPAAFSWRGLVDSDAARQPARAFVTVQPVVNYGALKAGAETTQVIRDTAQALGLEQRYGAVVRLTGEQPLADDEFASVEDGAALNGALTLLAVLVILWLALRSKRMIGSVLVTLFVGLVVTAALGLAMVGSLNMISVAFMVLFVGLGVDFSIQYGVKYREERFRDERIDHALIGAAHSMGMPLALATTAVAASFFSFIPTAYRGVSELGLIAGVGMFVALLTTLTLLPALLRLFAPPGESKTPGFPWLAPVDDFLDRHRKPILIGTLAVVIGALPLLAFLHFDFNPLHLKDPHSESMATLLALKDSPEAAVNDVTLLAPSLAEADAAAKRLDALPEVGRTTTLTTFVPADQPAKRAAIAAAASELLPALTQPAAPKATDAQRVAALKRVSDLLGYAAEDHPGPGAAAAQHLSASLAKLAAADSATRDRAEHAFSDTLRIALNQLATLLQPQDVTRESLPPPIVRDWVAPDGHALVQISPKVPKGVDPNDDTMLRRFAKAVKAAEPGATGGPISILHSADTIINAFLHAALWSIISITILLWVTLRRFGDVLRTLVPLLVSGLVTLEMCVLLGMSLNFANIIALPLMLGVGVAFKVYFVMAWRAGQTGLLHSSLTHAVLFSAATTATAFGSLWLSHHPGTSSMGKLLALALTCTLIGAVVFQPVLMGKPRVKRAQNQSQGNNE